A single window of Pseudoduganella plicata DNA harbors:
- a CDS encoding DUF2721 domain-containing protein, with the protein MNIQLGDIGHIIQLAIAPVFLLTGVCTNLMVLINRLARIIDRSRVLEDRLDIAYSDNYLNELDVLYRRSHLINYAITLSTACGLFVCLVIALLFIGDTTNVTLDKYIAGLFVAAVISLIFSFGFLLREIFIASAAMRSHRHVRRTPKTTE; encoded by the coding sequence ATGAATATTCAGCTGGGCGATATCGGCCACATCATTCAACTGGCCATCGCACCGGTCTTCCTGCTGACCGGGGTGTGCACGAACCTGATGGTACTGATCAACCGCCTGGCGCGCATCATCGACCGCTCGCGGGTACTGGAAGACCGGCTCGACATCGCCTATAGCGACAACTACCTGAACGAGCTCGATGTACTGTACCGCCGCTCGCACCTGATCAATTACGCCATTACGCTGTCGACGGCCTGCGGCCTGTTTGTCTGCCTCGTCATCGCCCTGCTGTTCATTGGCGATACGACCAACGTCACGCTGGATAAATATATCGCGGGCCTGTTCGTGGCCGCCGTGATCAGCCTGATTTTCAGCTTCGGCTTCCTGCTGCGCGAGATCTTCATCGCCTCGGCAGCCATGCGTTCGCACCGCCACGTGCGCCGGACGCCCAAAACCACCGAGTAG
- the pip gene encoding prolyl aminopeptidase codes for MSDPSPYLFPPVSPSRSGMLAVDDLHTIYWEEVGNPQGVPVLFLHGGPGAGTSPQHRRFFDPRHYRVILFDQRGAGKSQPVGETRNNTTQLLIEDIETLRAMFGIEQWLVFGGSWGSTLALAYGQAHPERCLGFVLRGIFLCTRLEIDWFINGAQWFHPEIHEEFVEAIPPAERGDLLQAYYTRIMDPDPDVYWPAVRGWSRFEGRRVFLMPQPAEPSCDSVDLGLGRLEAHYMVNLGFFDENQLLRDVDRIAHLPAVIVQGRYDVICPPVSAWRLHQRWPGSQIKMVPDAGHAAMETGISRELVAATELFRRQGRFA; via the coding sequence ATGTCCGACCCGTCGCCCTACCTGTTCCCACCCGTGAGTCCCTCGCGCAGCGGCATGCTGGCGGTGGACGACCTGCATACCATCTACTGGGAAGAAGTGGGCAACCCGCAGGGCGTTCCCGTGCTGTTCCTGCACGGCGGGCCCGGCGCGGGCACGTCGCCGCAGCATCGCCGGTTTTTCGATCCGCGTCACTATCGCGTGATCCTGTTCGACCAGCGCGGCGCCGGCAAATCGCAGCCGGTGGGCGAGACGCGCAACAACACGACGCAACTGCTGATCGAGGATATCGAAACGCTGCGCGCCATGTTCGGCATCGAGCAATGGCTGGTGTTCGGCGGCTCGTGGGGCTCGACCCTGGCGCTGGCCTATGGCCAGGCGCATCCCGAGCGCTGCCTGGGGTTTGTCCTGCGCGGCATCTTCCTGTGCACGCGGCTTGAGATCGACTGGTTCATCAACGGCGCGCAGTGGTTCCATCCCGAGATTCATGAGGAATTCGTCGAGGCGATCCCGCCGGCGGAACGGGGCGACCTGCTGCAGGCATACTACACCCGCATCATGGACCCGGACCCGGACGTCTACTGGCCGGCCGTGCGCGGGTGGAGCCGCTTCGAGGGCCGCCGCGTGTTCCTGATGCCGCAGCCGGCGGAGCCGTCGTGCGACAGCGTCGACCTTGGCCTGGGCCGGCTCGAAGCACATTACATGGTCAATCTGGGCTTCTTCGACGAGAACCAGCTGCTGCGCGACGTCGACCGGATTGCCCACCTGCCGGCCGTGATCGTGCAGGGCCGCTACGATGTCATCTGTCCGCCGGTGTCGGCGTGGCGGCTGCACCAGCGCTGGCCCGGCTCGCAGATCAAAATGGTGCCGGACGCCGGCCATGCGGCCATGGAGACGGGCATCAGCCGCGAGCTGGTGGCCGCGACGGAGCTGTTTCGCCGCCAGGGCCGTTTCGCCTGA
- a CDS encoding amino acid deaminase: protein MTALPDGGLALSQLDEQLLQSGVKGLPLIAPLRQHMIGIQHWNVLRADTGFPVALLRTSALRHNLDWMRGFCERHGALLAPHGKTTMSPQLFGAQLANGAWGITLASATQVQVAARFGVRRALLANELVAPSDIRALLHLLRDDPGFELIALADSPDGVARLAQAVDAAGLARPLPLLVELGLAGKRAGCRTGEEALAVARAIAAAPGLQLAGIEGYEGLLVSGDRDVDIERVHAFLDAMVALVRQCDAEGLFTGSQIVLSAGGSSYFDLVARRFAAIGAMSRPVLPILRSGCYLTNDHGHYFDLTRELDEREGGGPGLRPALEVWSIVLSRPEPTLAILGMGKRDASYDIGLPRALMRHRPGTAAPETLDTGWRIEKMNDQHAYLRLPEDAASALRVGDLIGCGISHPCTTFDKWAVLLLVDDAYNVEGAVNTFF from the coding sequence ATGACTGCATTGCCCGACGGCGGCCTGGCGCTGTCCCAGCTTGACGAACAACTGCTGCAATCCGGCGTCAAGGGCTTGCCTTTGATCGCACCCCTGCGCCAGCACATGATCGGCATACAGCACTGGAACGTGCTGCGCGCGGACACCGGTTTTCCCGTCGCGCTCTTGCGGACGTCCGCACTGCGGCACAACCTGGACTGGATGCGCGGCTTCTGCGAGCGCCATGGCGCACTGCTGGCGCCGCACGGCAAGACGACCATGAGTCCGCAGCTGTTCGGCGCACAGCTGGCCAATGGCGCCTGGGGCATCACGCTGGCCAGTGCGACGCAGGTGCAGGTCGCGGCGCGTTTCGGCGTGCGCCGCGCGCTGCTGGCTAACGAATTGGTGGCACCGAGCGACATCCGCGCCTTGCTGCATCTGCTGCGCGACGATCCCGGTTTTGAATTGATCGCGCTGGCCGATTCGCCGGACGGCGTGGCGCGACTGGCGCAGGCGGTCGATGCCGCCGGCCTGGCGCGGCCATTGCCGTTGCTGGTCGAGCTGGGGTTGGCCGGCAAGCGGGCCGGCTGCCGCACGGGCGAGGAAGCTCTGGCGGTGGCCCGGGCGATTGCCGCCGCGCCGGGCCTGCAACTGGCCGGCATCGAGGGGTACGAAGGACTGCTGGTCAGCGGCGACCGTGACGTCGACATCGAGCGCGTTCACGCCTTCCTGGATGCGATGGTGGCGCTGGTGCGCCAGTGCGACGCCGAAGGGCTCTTCACGGGATCGCAGATCGTGCTGTCGGCCGGCGGGTCGTCGTATTTCGACCTGGTGGCACGGCGCTTCGCCGCTATCGGCGCGATGTCGCGGCCCGTGCTGCCCATCCTGCGCAGCGGCTGTTATCTGACCAACGACCATGGCCATTATTTCGACCTGACGCGCGAGCTGGACGAGCGCGAGGGCGGCGGCCCCGGATTGCGGCCGGCGCTGGAGGTGTGGAGCATCGTGCTGTCGCGCCCGGAGCCGACACTGGCCATCCTCGGCATGGGCAAGCGCGATGCCTCGTACGACATCGGCCTGCCGCGCGCGCTGATGCGGCACCGTCCCGGCACGGCGGCGCCGGAGACGCTGGACACAGGATGGCGCATCGAGAAAATGAACGACCAGCATGCCTACCTGCGACTGCCGGAAGACGCGGCGTCCGCGCTGCGAGTGGGCGACCTGATTGGCTGCGGCATTTCGCACCCGTGCACGACGTTCGACAAGTGGGCCGTGCTGCTGCTGGTGGACGACGCCTACAACGTGGAAGGCGCCGTCAACACCTTCTTCTGA
- the phbB gene encoding acetoacetyl-CoA reductase, whose translation MARVALVTGGMGGLGEAIGVKLLALGYKVVTTYSPTNTKYQAWLDQMKEAGYNFAAYPCDVSDYDSAQTCVAAIEKDIGPIDVLVNNAGITRDMTFKKMDKVNWDAVMRTNLDSVFNMTKPVADGMVERGWGRIINISSVNGQKGAFGQTNYSAAKAGVHGFTKALALEVARKGVTVNTISPGYIGTKMVTEIPQEVLDTKIIPQIPMGRLGKPDEVAGLVAYLASDEAAFVTGANIAINGGQHMS comes from the coding sequence ATGGCACGAGTTGCATTGGTAACAGGCGGCATGGGTGGTCTCGGCGAAGCGATCGGCGTCAAGCTGCTTGCGCTGGGCTACAAGGTGGTTACCACCTATTCCCCAACGAATACGAAATACCAGGCCTGGCTGGACCAGATGAAGGAGGCCGGCTACAACTTCGCGGCCTATCCCTGCGACGTGTCCGACTACGATTCGGCGCAGACGTGCGTGGCGGCGATCGAAAAGGACATCGGCCCCATCGACGTGCTGGTCAATAACGCCGGCATTACGCGCGACATGACGTTCAAGAAGATGGATAAAGTCAACTGGGACGCTGTCATGCGCACCAACCTGGACTCCGTGTTCAACATGACGAAGCCGGTCGCCGACGGCATGGTCGAGCGCGGCTGGGGCCGCATCATCAACATCTCCTCCGTCAACGGCCAGAAGGGCGCATTCGGCCAGACCAACTACTCGGCGGCGAAAGCGGGCGTGCACGGTTTCACCAAGGCGCTGGCGCTGGAAGTGGCGCGCAAGGGCGTGACCGTCAACACGATTTCGCCGGGTTATATCGGCACGAAGATGGTCACCGAGATTCCGCAGGAAGTGCTGGACACGAAAATCATCCCGCAGATTCCGATGGGCCGCCTGGGCAAGCCCGATGAAGTGGCCGGTCTCGTCGCGTACCTGGCATCGGACGAGGCGGCGTTTGTCACGGGCGCCAATATCGCCATCAATGGCGGACAGCATATGTCGTAA
- a CDS encoding acetyl-CoA C-acetyltransferase yields the protein MDDVVIVAAARTAVGKFGGSLAKIAAADLGAHVIKGLLARTGIDPNLISEVIMGQVLTAGVGQNPGRQALIKAGLPNAIPGYTINKVCGSGLKATHLAAQAIKCGDANIIIAGGQENMSASPHVLNNSRDGFRMGDAKLVDTMIVDGLWDVYNQYHMGVTAENVARKYDISRSQQDEFALQSQLKAEAAQKEGKFRDEILPLEIPQKKGSIVFDTDEYVKPGSTLEALSGLRPAFNKEGTVTAGNASGINDGAAAVVMMSARQAKELGLTPLARIKSYASSGLDPAEMGMGPVSASKLALKKAGWSPQDLDLMEINEAFAAQACAVNQEMGWDTSKINVNGGAIAIGHPIGASGCRILVTLLHEMVRRDAKKGLASLCIGGGMGVALAVERD from the coding sequence ATGGATGATGTAGTTATCGTTGCCGCAGCCCGCACCGCGGTTGGCAAGTTCGGCGGCAGCCTCGCCAAGATCGCCGCGGCGGACCTGGGGGCGCACGTCATCAAGGGCCTGCTGGCCCGCACCGGCATCGACCCCAACCTGATCAGCGAAGTGATCATGGGGCAGGTGCTGACGGCCGGCGTCGGCCAGAACCCGGGTCGCCAGGCGCTGATCAAGGCCGGCCTGCCGAACGCGATTCCGGGCTACACGATCAACAAGGTATGCGGCAGCGGCCTGAAGGCCACCCACCTGGCGGCCCAGGCCATCAAGTGCGGTGACGCAAACATCATCATCGCGGGCGGCCAGGAAAACATGAGCGCCTCGCCGCACGTGCTGAACAATTCGCGCGACGGCTTCCGCATGGGCGACGCGAAACTGGTGGACACGATGATCGTCGACGGACTATGGGACGTCTATAACCAGTACCACATGGGTGTCACGGCGGAAAACGTCGCCAGGAAGTATGACATCTCGCGCAGCCAGCAGGACGAATTCGCGCTGCAGTCGCAGCTGAAGGCGGAGGCGGCGCAGAAGGAAGGCAAGTTCAGGGACGAAATCCTGCCGCTGGAAATCCCGCAGAAAAAGGGCTCGATCGTGTTCGACACGGACGAGTACGTCAAGCCAGGCTCGACCCTGGAAGCGCTGTCCGGTCTGCGTCCCGCCTTCAACAAGGAAGGCACCGTTACCGCCGGGAACGCCTCAGGCATCAACGACGGCGCCGCGGCCGTTGTCATGATGTCGGCCCGGCAGGCGAAGGAACTGGGCCTGACGCCGCTGGCGCGCATCAAGTCGTACGCGTCGTCCGGCCTGGACCCGGCCGAGATGGGCATGGGCCCCGTGTCGGCCAGCAAGTTGGCGCTGAAAAAAGCCGGCTGGTCGCCGCAGGATCTGGACCTGATGGAGATCAACGAAGCATTTGCCGCCCAGGCATGCGCCGTCAACCAGGAAATGGGCTGGGACACCAGCAAGATCAACGTCAATGGCGGCGCGATTGCCATCGGCCACCCGATCGGCGCGTCGGGTTGCCGTATTCTCGTGACGCTGCTGCATGAAATGGTGCGGCGCGATGCAAAGAAGGGCCTGGCATCGCTGTGCATCGGCGGGGGCATGGGCGTGGCGCTGGCGGTCGAGCGCGACTGA
- a CDS encoding LysR family transcriptional regulator has product MLEIRHLRTLAALRSAGSLVRAAELLNLTQSALSHQVKLLEDRYGGPLFERKSVPIGFTAIGARLLRLADTMLPEIEQAERDVARLMQGDQGQLRVALECHTCFDWLMPVMDEFRARWPEVEIDLVSGFHSEPAELLRTGAADLVIGSDYSAEYATFPLFRFEILTVMAQKHRLAGQRRLQATDFEGETLITYPVPEERIDLIRELLRPAGVTFQRRTAELTVAILQLVASRRGLAALPNWAIKNYVDYDYVIARPLGEQGLWSDLYVSVPAPLRQKAYVADFVKVIREQCAATLDGIKLLS; this is encoded by the coding sequence ATGTTGGAAATCCGTCATCTGCGCACGCTTGCCGCGCTGCGCTCCGCCGGCAGCCTTGTGCGAGCCGCCGAACTGCTGAACCTGACACAGTCGGCCCTGTCGCACCAGGTCAAACTGCTGGAAGACCGCTACGGCGGCCCGCTGTTCGAACGCAAGTCCGTGCCGATCGGTTTCACGGCCATCGGCGCGCGCCTGCTGCGACTGGCCGACACGATGCTGCCCGAGATCGAACAGGCCGAACGCGACGTGGCCCGTCTGATGCAGGGCGACCAGGGACAATTGCGCGTGGCGCTGGAGTGCCACACCTGTTTCGACTGGCTGATGCCCGTGATGGACGAGTTCCGTGCCCGCTGGCCCGAGGTCGAAATCGATCTGGTGTCGGGCTTCCACAGCGAGCCGGCCGAGCTGTTGCGCACGGGGGCTGCCGACCTCGTCATCGGCTCGGATTACAGCGCCGAGTACGCCACGTTCCCCCTGTTCCGCTTTGAAATTCTGACTGTGATGGCACAGAAGCACCGGCTGGCCGGCCAGCGCCGCCTGCAGGCGACCGATTTCGAAGGCGAAACCCTGATCACCTATCCCGTGCCGGAAGAGCGAATCGACCTGATCCGTGAACTGCTGCGGCCGGCGGGCGTGACGTTCCAGCGCCGTACGGCGGAGCTGACGGTCGCCATCCTGCAACTCGTCGCCAGCCGGCGCGGGCTGGCGGCCCTGCCGAACTGGGCAATCAAAAACTATGTCGACTATGACTACGTGATCGCCCGTCCGCTGGGCGAACAGGGCTTGTGGAGCGACCTGTACGTGTCGGTACCGGCACCGTTGCGCCAGAAGGCGTACGTGGCGGACTTCGTCAAAGTCATCCGCGAGCAATGCGCAGCCACCTTGGACGGGATCAAGCTATTGTCGTGA
- the metE gene encoding 5-methyltetrahydropteroyltriglutamate--homocysteine S-methyltransferase produces MKKIVLHVPGFPRIGAARELKFALERYWHDDIAARDLHATAATLRARHWAALRAAGLDFVTVGDFALYDHVANHIQLFGCEPARFAFGADESALQRYFIMARGRSGRDECSCGSAHAASPALEMTKWFDTNYHYLVPEFSDDTTFALAGTRLFDEVAEAQALGHPVKATLIGPLTFLWLGKGVDDKLALLDRLLPVYGAILARLKAMGVAWVQLDEPILGLDLPASWRGAFENAYWQLNQAGAPLLLATYFSPLEENLSLACRLPVAGLHVDGVRAAHELLNVADWLPAHKVLSVGMVDGRNIWRTDLDLALVRLAPLLDKRAGDLWLSTSCSLLHVPYSLKAETALDAELKSWLAFALEKLDELALLRAAIATPDEPAVQAALAASRMALASRRDSARVHNRAVAERPVPDDSRPAPFTQRRALQQARLNLPAFPTTTIGSFPQTSAIRTARAAFRRGELDVAAYEAAMRVEIAHAIGQQERLGLDVLVHGEAERNDMVEYFGEQLDGFAFTAHGWVQSYGSRCVKPPVIWGDVSRPAPMTVDWTVYAQSLTEQPVKGMLTGPVTILQWSFVRDDQPRRATATQIALAMRDEVADLERAGIAVIQIDEPALREGLPLRQGRRAAYLDWAVAAFRITAGVAGAATQIHTHMCYPEFNDILPQIAALDADVITIETSRSAMALLDGFGNFRYPNDIGPGVYDIHSPRVPDSREIAALLRKAQAVIPARQLWVNPDCGLKTRGWDETAAALRNMVAAAHLLRREAA; encoded by the coding sequence ATGAAAAAAATTGTTCTCCACGTCCCTGGCTTCCCGCGCATCGGTGCGGCCCGCGAACTGAAGTTCGCCCTGGAACGCTACTGGCACGATGACATCGCGGCCAGGGACCTGCACGCCACCGCCGCCACGCTACGGGCCCGCCACTGGGCAGCGCTGCGCGCCGCCGGGCTCGACTTCGTCACCGTTGGCGACTTCGCGCTTTACGACCACGTCGCCAACCATATTCAGCTGTTCGGCTGCGAGCCGGCCCGCTTTGCCTTCGGTGCGGACGAATCCGCGCTGCAGCGCTACTTCATCATGGCGCGCGGACGCAGCGGACGCGACGAATGCAGCTGCGGCAGTGCGCATGCGGCCAGTCCGGCGCTGGAAATGACCAAGTGGTTCGACACGAACTACCACTACCTCGTGCCGGAATTCTCGGACGACACCACGTTCGCGCTCGCCGGCACGCGCCTGTTCGACGAGGTGGCCGAGGCGCAGGCGCTGGGCCACCCCGTCAAGGCGACACTGATCGGACCGCTGACGTTCCTGTGGCTGGGCAAGGGTGTCGACGACAAGCTGGCCCTGCTCGACCGCCTGCTGCCGGTCTACGGCGCCATCCTGGCGCGCCTCAAGGCCATGGGCGTGGCATGGGTGCAGCTGGACGAGCCCATCCTCGGCCTGGACCTGCCGGCAAGCTGGCGCGGCGCCTTTGAAAACGCCTATTGGCAACTGAACCAGGCGGGCGCGCCGCTCTTGCTGGCGACGTATTTTTCGCCGCTGGAAGAAAACCTCAGCCTGGCCTGCCGCCTGCCCGTTGCCGGGCTGCACGTGGATGGTGTGCGTGCCGCCCACGAGCTGCTCAACGTGGCGGACTGGCTGCCGGCCCATAAAGTGCTGTCGGTGGGCATGGTCGACGGCCGCAATATCTGGCGCACGGACCTCGACCTGGCGCTGGTCCGGCTGGCGCCGCTGCTGGACAAGCGCGCCGGCGACCTGTGGCTGTCGACGTCGTGCTCGCTGCTGCACGTGCCGTACAGCCTGAAGGCGGAGACGGCACTGGATGCCGAGCTGAAGAGCTGGCTGGCGTTCGCACTGGAAAAGCTCGATGAACTGGCGCTGCTGCGCGCCGCCATCGCCACACCCGACGAACCCGCTGTACAGGCCGCGCTGGCAGCGTCACGCATGGCGCTGGCATCCCGTCGCGACAGTGCGCGGGTGCACAACCGGGCGGTGGCAGAGCGCCCGGTACCGGACGACAGCCGCCCCGCCCCGTTCACGCAGCGGCGCGCGCTCCAGCAGGCCCGGCTGAACCTGCCGGCGTTCCCAACGACCACGATCGGTTCGTTCCCGCAAACCTCTGCGATCCGCACTGCCCGCGCCGCCTTCCGGCGCGGCGAACTGGACGTTGCTGCTTACGAGGCCGCCATGCGGGTGGAGATCGCCCATGCCATCGGCCAGCAGGAACGGCTGGGCCTGGACGTGCTGGTGCATGGCGAAGCCGAACGCAACGACATGGTCGAATACTTCGGCGAACAACTGGACGGCTTTGCCTTCACGGCCCATGGCTGGGTGCAGTCTTATGGTTCGCGCTGCGTCAAGCCGCCCGTCATCTGGGGCGACGTGAGCCGGCCGGCACCGATGACGGTGGACTGGACCGTGTACGCGCAAAGCCTGACGGAACAACCCGTCAAAGGCATGCTGACGGGGCCGGTAACGATCCTGCAGTGGTCGTTCGTGCGCGACGACCAGCCACGGCGCGCCACGGCCACGCAGATTGCGCTGGCCATGCGCGACGAGGTGGCGGACCTGGAGCGGGCCGGGATTGCCGTCATCCAGATCGACGAGCCGGCCTTGCGCGAGGGATTACCGCTGCGCCAGGGCCGGCGGGCCGCGTACCTGGACTGGGCCGTGGCGGCGTTCCGCATCACGGCCGGGGTGGCGGGCGCGGCGACGCAGATCCACACGCACATGTGCTACCCCGAGTTCAACGACATCCTGCCGCAGATCGCGGCGCTGGACGCCGACGTCATCACCATCGAGACGAGCCGCTCCGCCATGGCCCTGCTGGATGGCTTTGGCAACTTCCGCTATCCGAACGATATCGGGCCGGGTGTATACGACATCCACTCGCCGCGTGTCCCGGACAGCCGCGAGATCGCCGCGCTGCTGCGCAAGGCGCAGGCCGTGATCCCGGCGCGGCAGTTGTGGGTCAATCCGGATTGCGGACTCAAGACGCGCGGCTGGGACGAAACGGCGGCAGCGCTGCGCAATATGGTCGCGGCGGCGCACCTGCTGAGGCGGGAAGCCGCATAA
- the minC gene encoding septum site-determining protein MinC has protein sequence MSKSPFQKPIEIKISTVVAVSAILHTSDGIALDAALQGMTGGVPDFFEGDLAVIDVGDLAPGCERIDWAGTIALLKKYRLNPVAVRNARPDMVGEIAAHGLSLDTGKRDDSAAAPAVASMPEPAPAVAPPPAPALTPGANGAATTATMIIDTPVRAGQRIYARGGDLIVMAVVNNGAEIIADGSIHVYNTLNGRALAGASGDASARIFALSMAPELVSIAGVYRTFEDGFPAEQARQPAQIRLNGDKLDIQSVNSATRA, from the coding sequence ATGTCCAAAAGCCCGTTTCAGAAGCCGATCGAAATCAAGATTTCCACCGTCGTCGCCGTGTCCGCGATCCTGCACACGTCCGACGGCATCGCCCTCGATGCTGCGTTGCAGGGCATGACGGGCGGCGTTCCCGACTTTTTCGAAGGCGACCTGGCCGTCATCGACGTGGGCGACCTGGCCCCGGGCTGCGAGCGCATCGACTGGGCCGGCACGATTGCGCTGCTGAAGAAATACCGCCTGAACCCGGTCGCGGTGCGCAATGCACGCCCGGACATGGTCGGGGAAATCGCCGCGCACGGCCTGTCGCTGGACACGGGCAAGCGCGACGATTCCGCAGCCGCTCCCGCTGTTGCGTCCATGCCCGAGCCGGCACCGGCCGTTGCGCCGCCGCCTGCGCCCGCTTTGACGCCAGGCGCAAACGGCGCCGCCACGACGGCCACGATGATCATCGACACCCCCGTGCGGGCCGGCCAGCGCATCTATGCGCGCGGCGGCGACCTGATTGTCATGGCCGTCGTCAACAATGGTGCGGAAATCATTGCCGACGGCAGTATTCACGTCTACAACACCCTGAACGGCCGCGCGCTGGCTGGCGCGTCGGGCGATGCCAGCGCCCGCATCTTCGCTCTGTCGATGGCGCCAGAACTGGTGTCGATCGCGGGTGTTTACCGGACGTTCGAGGATGGTTTCCCCGCCGAACAGGCCCGCCAGCCCGCACAAATCAGGCTCAACGGTGACAAACTGGATATACAATCCGTTAATTCGGCAACGCGCGCGTGA
- the minD gene encoding septum site-determining protein MinD, with product MARIIVVTSGKGGVGKTTSSASFSTGLAQRGHKTVVIDFDVGLRNLDLIMGCERRVVYDLINVINKEASLNQALIKDKHCDNLFILPASQTRDKDALSEDGVEGVLAELIKMGFDFIICDSPAGIEHGALMALTFADEALIVTNPEVSSVRDSDRILGIIQAKSRRAQSGGEPVKEHLLITRYSPKRVEAGEMLSYTDVQEILRIPLIGIIPESEQVLHASNQGNPAIHFKGTDVAEAYEDVVARFMGEEKPLRFTDYEKPGLLKRIFGAK from the coding sequence GTGGCAAGAATTATTGTTGTAACGTCCGGCAAGGGCGGTGTCGGCAAAACGACGTCCAGTGCCAGCTTCTCCACCGGCCTCGCCCAGCGCGGCCACAAGACGGTCGTCATCGACTTCGACGTGGGGCTGCGCAACCTGGACCTGATCATGGGTTGCGAACGCCGCGTCGTATACGACCTGATCAACGTCATCAACAAGGAAGCGTCGCTGAACCAGGCGCTGATCAAGGACAAGCACTGCGACAACCTCTTTATCCTGCCGGCGTCGCAGACGCGCGACAAGGATGCGCTGTCCGAAGATGGCGTCGAGGGTGTGCTGGCCGAACTGATCAAGATGGGCTTCGACTTCATCATCTGCGATTCGCCCGCCGGCATCGAGCACGGCGCGCTGATGGCGCTGACGTTTGCCGACGAGGCGCTGATCGTGACGAATCCGGAAGTGTCGTCGGTACGCGATTCGGACCGTATCCTGGGCATCATCCAGGCCAAGTCGCGCCGCGCACAGTCGGGTGGCGAGCCCGTCAAGGAACATCTGCTGATCACCCGCTACTCGCCGAAGCGCGTGGAAGCGGGCGAAATGCTGAGCTATACGGACGTGCAGGAAATCCTGCGCATTCCGCTGATCGGTATCATTCCCGAATCGGAACAGGTGCTGCACGCGTCGAACCAGGGCAACCCGGCCATCCATTTCAAAGGAACCGACGTGGCGGAAGCCTATGAGGACGTGGTCGCCCGCTTCATGGGCGAAGAAAAGCCCCTGCGCTTCACCGATTATGAAAAACCGGGTCTCCTGAAGCGTATCTTTGGAGCAAAGTAA
- the minE gene encoding cell division topological specificity factor MinE, with translation MALLSFLFQSKPKTATAAKERLQIIIARERNGRTGPDFLPALHKELIEVISKYTKVNADDIKISLDRQGNLEVLDVNVVLPDA, from the coding sequence ATGGCCCTGCTATCTTTCCTGTTCCAGAGCAAGCCCAAAACGGCCACGGCCGCCAAGGAGCGCCTGCAAATCATCATCGCGCGCGAACGCAACGGGCGCACGGGGCCGGATTTCCTGCCGGCACTGCACAAGGAGCTGATCGAAGTCATCTCCAAGTACACCAAGGTGAATGCGGACGACATCAAGATTTCGCTGGACCGCCAGGGCAACCTGGAAGTGCTCGACGTCAACGTCGTCCTGCCGGACGCGTAA
- a CDS encoding response regulator transcription factor, translating to MKIVVLDNDRSQTDLICQVLTSAGHVCHGFQTGRDLLSQLRKEEYDMLIFDWQVGDMGGADLMRKAREKLNENAPVLFMTTASGEDDIVAGLDAGAEDYMIKPLRRSEMVARVQALLRRAFPTQNGAEQLQFGQYVFETRPGRLLMDGNVLDVTHKEFYLALLFFRNIGRPLSRAYIHEAVWIRETEVPSRTMDTHVSRVRNKLQLKPENGFRLVPVYSYGYRLEKLGG from the coding sequence ATGAAAATCGTCGTTCTAGATAATGACCGGAGTCAGACCGACCTGATATGCCAGGTGCTGACGTCGGCGGGCCACGTCTGTCATGGTTTCCAGACCGGCAGGGATTTGTTGAGCCAACTCCGCAAGGAGGAATACGACATGCTTATCTTCGATTGGCAGGTCGGCGATATGGGAGGTGCGGATCTGATGCGCAAAGCCCGCGAGAAACTCAACGAAAACGCGCCCGTGCTGTTCATGACCACCGCTTCCGGCGAGGACGATATCGTCGCCGGACTGGACGCCGGTGCCGAGGACTACATGATCAAGCCGCTGCGCCGCAGCGAAATGGTGGCGCGGGTGCAGGCACTGCTGCGCCGTGCGTTCCCGACCCAGAATGGTGCCGAGCAATTGCAGTTTGGCCAATATGTATTTGAAACACGGCCGGGCCGCCTGCTGATGGACGGAAACGTGCTCGATGTTACGCACAAGGAGTTTTATCTGGCGCTGCTGTTCTTCCGTAATATCGGCCGGCCACTGTCACGAGCGTATATTCACGAGGCCGTCTGGATCCGTGAGACGGAGGTTCCGTCGCGCACGATGGACACCCATGTGTCACGTGTACGCAACAAGTTACAGCTCAAGCCCGAAAACGGCTTCCGTCTCGTACCAGTGTACAGTTACGGCTACCGCCTCGAAAAACTGGGCGGCTGA